In bacterium, one genomic interval encodes:
- the arcC gene encoding carbamate kinase, giving the protein MAVVALGGNAISSPKEPDTIPNQFRHTREALTGVAELIQRGYRLAITHGNGPQVGNALLRVELTKGRAPILPLGIIVADTEGGMGYMIEQCLQNVLLRRGVERQVVTIVTQVVVDPEDPALRNPTKYIGQFYGEDEARKLSETEGWVVKQDGSRGWRRVVGSPQPLQILNGSTLARLVGRGEIVIAAGGGGIPVYRESDGWLEGVDAVIDKDRASAVLARDIGAQELFILTDTEFVAVNYGKPDQRNLSRMTLREAEQYLAEGHFPPGSMGPKIEAAISFLKSGGQRIIICDLSKFVESLDGKSGTTIVPD; this is encoded by the coding sequence ATTGCGGTCGTGGCTTTGGGCGGAAATGCGATTTCCAGCCCGAAAGAGCCTGATACGATCCCCAACCAATTCCGCCACACACGCGAAGCGTTGACGGGAGTTGCTGAACTGATCCAACGGGGCTATCGCTTGGCGATCACCCACGGCAACGGTCCGCAGGTCGGCAATGCCCTTCTGAGGGTTGAGCTTACCAAAGGACGAGCGCCGATTCTTCCGCTTGGGATTATCGTGGCCGACACGGAAGGCGGCATGGGCTACATGATCGAGCAATGCCTTCAGAATGTGCTGCTGCGTCGGGGTGTTGAGCGGCAAGTGGTCACCATCGTCACGCAGGTCGTGGTGGATCCCGAAGACCCGGCGCTGCGGAATCCGACGAAATACATCGGCCAGTTTTACGGTGAGGACGAAGCGCGCAAGTTGTCGGAGACGGAAGGGTGGGTGGTCAAGCAGGATGGTTCGCGCGGCTGGAGACGAGTGGTGGGAAGCCCACAGCCGCTGCAGATTCTCAACGGATCTACCCTTGCTCGACTGGTGGGACGCGGCGAAATCGTGATTGCCGCCGGCGGGGGAGGAATTCCGGTGTACCGTGAATCCGACGGTTGGCTGGAAGGTGTGGATGCGGTGATTGACAAGGATCGAGCCTCGGCGGTTCTGGCGCGCGATATCGGTGCACAGGAACTGTTCATCCTGACCGATACGGAATTCGTGGCTGTGAACTACGGCAAGCCCGACCAGCGCAACCTTTCTCGAATGACACTCCGGGAAGCGGAGCAATATCTTGCCGAAGGTCACTTCCCGCCGGGAAGCATGGGACCCAAGATCGAAGCGGCGATCTCTTTCTTGAAATCGG
- a CDS encoding ABC-F family ATP-binding cassette domain-containing protein has translation MRLLHLHEVALVLPGKILLKPLSWSIFRRQRFGLIGPNGAGKTTLLRIMLGVTEPTDGRVERTRDLAAGYLPQEGVTHSGRTLFAEAWNGLPDLPRLESELSELHGRLDRTPDDVDLIERLGVVQHRWEDLEGYRAEAKVARVLKGLGFRDTDHGRRVEEFSGGWQMRIALAKLLLQDPDLLLLDEPTNHLDLPALLWLEGYLTRYDGALIVVSHDRRFLNSVTDGIAEIDHGELILYEGNYSAYEKARALREEQLEAEAARIADERKRIERFVERFRYKATKASQVQSRIKTLEKLGQVRLSSSARQVRFRFPPAPPSGRIVLEFIGLHHHYGSIPVFSELDLVLARGQKVALVGVNGAGKSTLCRLITGIEQPTGGSVKLGHNVEVNYFAQEADFHLDPRRTVLEEMESESHGPTQNELRKLLGAFLFSGDDVLKKVSVLSGGEKARLALAKMLLRPANLLILDEPTNHLDMTSQDVLLSALKEYDGTLIVVSHDRYFLDRLVERIMELEGGRLQDYPGSLSEYLERKGLAGDALQSGEGRLHEATEQPVPDGRYQKRERKRLEADVRNRHSEGIRQARKELEKIQRNIDRHESRKLEIEPVLADESLYRDPERCRSLMAEYDRIRKELPSLIELWEQAALRLEELEVRREKELRELRTTDG, from the coding sequence ATGAGGCTGCTGCATCTTCATGAAGTCGCCCTTGTTTTACCGGGGAAGATACTGCTGAAACCCCTGTCGTGGTCCATCTTCCGGCGTCAACGATTCGGACTCATCGGTCCCAATGGAGCGGGCAAAACCACCCTACTCAGGATCATGCTCGGTGTCACTGAGCCTACGGACGGCCGGGTGGAGCGAACCCGCGATCTTGCCGCCGGATATCTTCCTCAAGAAGGAGTAACTCACTCCGGTCGAACGCTGTTCGCCGAAGCCTGGAACGGTCTTCCGGACTTGCCGCGACTCGAATCTGAACTTTCCGAGCTTCACGGAAGACTCGACCGGACTCCCGATGACGTGGATTTGATCGAACGTTTGGGCGTGGTTCAACACCGGTGGGAGGATCTCGAGGGCTATCGGGCGGAAGCGAAAGTGGCTCGGGTGCTGAAGGGATTAGGCTTTCGCGATACCGACCACGGACGTCGCGTGGAAGAGTTTTCCGGCGGCTGGCAGATGCGCATCGCTCTGGCCAAGCTTCTTCTGCAAGATCCCGATCTCCTCCTACTCGACGAACCGACGAATCATCTTGACTTGCCCGCCCTGTTGTGGTTGGAAGGCTATCTGACTCGCTACGATGGCGCGCTGATCGTCGTCAGCCATGACCGCCGTTTCCTGAACAGCGTTACGGATGGTATCGCCGAGATTGACCACGGGGAACTGATCCTCTACGAGGGGAATTACTCGGCCTACGAGAAGGCGCGCGCGCTGCGGGAGGAGCAGTTGGAGGCGGAGGCGGCTCGAATCGCGGACGAACGCAAGCGGATCGAGCGATTCGTCGAACGATTCCGATACAAGGCGACCAAGGCCAGTCAAGTACAAAGCCGGATTAAGACCCTCGAAAAACTCGGACAGGTCAGGCTGAGCAGTTCAGCCCGCCAAGTTCGGTTTCGTTTTCCACCCGCGCCGCCCAGCGGCCGAATCGTTCTCGAATTCATCGGCCTGCATCACCACTACGGTTCCATTCCGGTGTTCAGCGAACTGGACCTGGTGCTTGCGCGAGGTCAGAAGGTCGCTCTGGTCGGCGTCAACGGGGCCGGCAAGTCCACGCTCTGCCGGCTGATTACGGGTATTGAGCAACCGACCGGCGGCAGCGTCAAGCTCGGGCACAACGTGGAGGTTAATTATTTCGCTCAGGAAGCCGACTTCCACCTTGATCCCCGCCGCACCGTGCTTGAGGAGATGGAATCCGAATCGCACGGACCGACCCAGAATGAACTCCGGAAGCTTCTGGGCGCGTTTCTCTTTTCCGGCGACGACGTTCTCAAGAAAGTATCGGTTCTGTCGGGCGGCGAGAAGGCTCGGTTGGCCCTGGCCAAGATGCTTCTCCGTCCGGCCAATCTGCTGATTCTTGATGAGCCGACGAATCATCTGGACATGACTTCACAGGACGTGCTGCTGAGTGCCCTCAAGGAGTATGACGGAACCCTGATCGTTGTCAGTCACGATCGGTATTTCCTTGACCGTTTGGTGGAACGGATTATGGAGTTGGAAGGTGGACGATTGCAGGATTATCCGGGGAGCTTGTCGGAGTACCTCGAGCGGAAGGGTTTGGCGGGAGACGCTCTGCAATCGGGGGAAGGTCGTCTCCACGAAGCAACCGAGCAACCGGTTCCCGATGGACGATATCAGAAACGGGAACGTAAGCGCCTCGAAGCGGACGTGAGAAACCGCCACTCCGAGGGAATCCGACAAGCGCGCAAGGAACTGGAGAAGATTCAACGAAACATTGATCGCCACGAGTCCCGTAAGCTTGAGATCGAACCCGTACTTGCCGATGAGAGTCTCTATCGGGACCCGGAACGGTGCCGGTCGCTGATGGCGGAATATGATCGGATTCGGAAGGAATTGCCCTCTCTCATCGAGCTCTGGGAGCAGGCGGCGCTTCGGCTTGAGGAACTGGAAGTACGCAGGGAAAAGGAGTTGCGTGAGCTGCGTACCACCGACGGCTAA
- a CDS encoding lamin tail domain-containing protein, giving the protein MRSIAISVIIGFLLLSSEAPGLTLNEIMYNPSGDENDDEYIELFNNSPHAVNLDGWRVTDGADTDRVIALEHGLLVQSNRYVLILDPDYFENGSTTYDGRIPENALVVTIDNSTFGSRGLSNSTAETVSLISPQGQTVSSYTYTLGNEQGQSEEKILPTAGDGSSNWTEAVTLGGTPGGRNSVTPPEQDLAITSLTYAPVDARVGETIEITVRVENVGLQPMRDSLFLYERIEPSGTTDSLHVLNRWLTAILSPGDSEEFRRDWTLPDESIHTFVAKLSGRDDRHSNDEWAIAIGTSGAQSWLVINEIMYQPESQRSEWIELYNASVLSWNLAGWRFGDGTALLDTSRLQLLPEIVLPPMQFIVLAADSQVLFENIPPTVPVMIWNSGEVTLNNSGDSLVLFDSHHQLVDRVDYRPSWGNGEAGVSIERISAYSASNDPLNWAASLDSTGSTLGRTNSRTLPSTGMPRQLLVLEPNPFSPDGDGHEDVLFIRFRLEHGDSRIDVKIYDVRGRAVRRLANNAAAGFSGEILWDGRDDGGQFVPTGLYIVYLEALGKGGTRMQSAKRPVALARRS; this is encoded by the coding sequence TTGCGTAGTATTGCGATCTCTGTGATCATCGGTTTTCTATTGCTATCCAGTGAGGCGCCGGGGCTGACGCTGAATGAGATCATGTACAATCCGAGCGGCGATGAGAACGATGATGAGTACATCGAGCTCTTCAATAATAGCCCCCATGCAGTGAACTTGGACGGATGGCGGGTAACTGATGGAGCGGATACGGATCGAGTTATCGCCCTCGAGCACGGTCTTCTCGTGCAGTCCAATCGGTACGTTCTCATTCTCGACCCGGACTATTTCGAGAATGGAAGCACGACCTATGACGGTCGCATTCCGGAGAACGCGCTCGTCGTTACCATAGACAACTCGACGTTTGGCAGCCGTGGTCTATCCAACAGCACGGCCGAGACGGTGTCGCTGATCAGTCCGCAAGGACAGACGGTCTCTTCGTACACCTACACTCTCGGTAATGAGCAAGGTCAATCAGAGGAAAAGATTCTGCCGACTGCCGGAGACGGCAGCTCCAACTGGACGGAAGCCGTGACTCTGGGGGGAACTCCGGGAGGGCGAAACAGCGTAACGCCTCCCGAACAAGACTTGGCGATTACATCCCTGACCTACGCACCTGTTGACGCGCGCGTGGGGGAGACAATCGAGATTACCGTGCGAGTGGAAAACGTCGGACTCCAACCGATGCGAGATTCCTTATTTCTCTACGAACGGATAGAGCCCAGTGGAACAACGGACTCGCTCCACGTGCTGAATCGGTGGCTTACGGCGATTCTGTCTCCCGGTGACTCGGAGGAGTTTCGCCGCGACTGGACATTGCCTGATGAATCCATTCACACGTTTGTGGCGAAACTGTCCGGGCGGGATGATCGCCACAGCAATGATGAGTGGGCAATTGCCATCGGTACATCCGGTGCTCAGAGTTGGCTGGTTATCAACGAGATCATGTATCAGCCCGAGTCCCAACGGAGCGAGTGGATCGAGCTCTACAATGCGAGCGTACTGTCGTGGAATCTCGCAGGTTGGCGGTTCGGCGACGGAACGGCGCTGCTCGATACGTCGCGGTTGCAGCTCCTGCCGGAGATTGTACTGCCGCCGATGCAATTCATCGTGTTGGCCGCCGATTCGCAAGTGTTGTTCGAGAACATTCCGCCGACCGTGCCGGTAATGATCTGGAATTCCGGCGAAGTGACCTTGAACAACAGCGGCGATTCACTGGTGTTGTTCGACTCCCATCATCAGCTTGTGGACCGGGTGGACTATCGGCCATCGTGGGGAAACGGTGAGGCGGGAGTCAGCATCGAACGCATCTCCGCGTACTCGGCGTCCAACGATCCCCTCAATTGGGCGGCATCGCTGGACAGCACAGGCTCGACTCTGGGCCGAACGAACTCGCGGACTCTGCCATCCACGGGCATGCCTCGACAACTCCTTGTACTGGAGCCGAATCCGTTCTCGCCCGATGGAGACGGACACGAAGACGTACTCTTCATTCGCTTTCGGCTCGAACATGGCGATTCTCGGATTGATGTCAAGATTTACGACGTTCGCGGTCGTGCGGTGAGAAGACTTGCCAACAACGCGGCGGCGGGTTTTTCCGGCGAAATACTCTGGGATGGCCGCGACGATGGAGGGCAATTCGTTCCGACCGGTCTATACATCGTGTACCTCGAAGCGCTGGGCAAGGGCGGCACGCGCATGCAATCGGCAAAACGACCGGTAGCTTTGGCAAGACGATCATGA
- a CDS encoding YraN family protein, with amino-acid sequence MFGNFFKRRRTRSSGAPPTDAEIGAAGEDAATDYLHRSGYRIVERNWRCPLGELDIVCRRGDMYVFVEVKSARAQGSLPPESRVHTAKRRKLNALVRAYTKSHSINAPCRVDVISIWWDEHEPKVRHIEDISLA; translated from the coding sequence GTGTTCGGGAACTTCTTCAAACGGCGGCGGACGCGCAGTAGCGGAGCACCGCCAACCGATGCGGAGATTGGCGCAGCCGGCGAGGATGCGGCAACCGATTATCTGCATCGCAGCGGCTATCGGATAGTCGAACGAAACTGGCGGTGTCCGCTTGGCGAACTCGATATCGTTTGCCGCCGCGGAGACATGTACGTATTCGTGGAAGTGAAATCGGCTCGTGCACAAGGATCACTTCCGCCCGAGTCGCGCGTGCATACGGCAAAACGGCGCAAGTTGAACGCTCTGGTGCGCGCGTATACGAAGAGTCATTCGATCAACGCTCCCTGTCGAGTGGACGTGATATCCATTTGGTGGGACGAGCATGAACCGAAAGTCCGTCACATCGAGGATATATCACTTGCGTAG
- a CDS encoding ribonuclease HII produces MVHSQSTSLVLSDLGFSVTDEPLEIILTKAGLSPICGVDEAGRGPLAGPVVAAAVIFRDCEAVWSARDSKTLTKRRRETCYRAITESLQYAVGVCSHEEIDELNILQASLAAMTRAIAGLDNVPKMILVDGIHAPKACGLVKPIRKGDALVATIGAASIVAKVHRDRIMEEFDRVYPGYGFARHMGYPTEQHRTALKRLGPCPIHRRTFKGVRELLQTAADAQ; encoded by the coding sequence ATGGTACATAGCCAATCCACTTCACTTGTCCTATCGGATTTGGGATTCTCGGTGACTGACGAACCGCTGGAGATCATCTTGACGAAGGCCGGTTTGTCGCCGATTTGCGGTGTGGATGAGGCGGGTCGTGGTCCGCTCGCGGGTCCGGTGGTGGCGGCGGCGGTGATCTTTCGCGATTGCGAAGCTGTCTGGTCGGCACGAGATTCAAAGACGCTGACGAAACGCAGAAGGGAAACGTGCTATCGCGCGATCACAGAGTCGCTCCAGTATGCAGTAGGCGTCTGTTCCCACGAAGAAATTGACGAACTCAACATATTGCAGGCGTCACTTGCTGCAATGACGCGGGCGATTGCCGGTCTCGATAACGTGCCGAAAATGATTTTAGTAGACGGCATTCATGCACCCAAAGCCTGTGGTTTGGTCAAGCCGATTCGCAAGGGTGACGCCCTGGTGGCTACGATCGGCGCGGCCTCCATCGTGGCCAAAGTGCATCGCGATCGAATTATGGAGGAGTTTGATCGCGTATACCCCGGCTACGGTTTTGCGCGTCATATGGGATATCCAACGGAGCAGCATCGCACCGCTCTCAAACGGCTTGGACCTTGCCCAATTCATCGGCGGACGTTCAAAGGTGTTCGGGAACTTCTTCAAACGGCGGCGGACGCGCAGTAG